The genomic DNA TACCTTCAATAAATTAAAACATTCATATTAAGGAAGGAGAAAGACCCAATGGCAAGAGAGTTCTCCTTAGAAAAGACTCGTAATATCGGTATCATGGCACATATTGATGCTGGAAAAACAACGACAACTGAACGTATTCTTTTCTATACTGGCCGTATTCATAAAGTTGGTGAGACTCACGAAGGTGCGTCACAAATGGACTGGATGGAACAAGAACAAGAACGTGGAATTACAATCACTTCTGCTGCAACGACAGCACAGTGGAAAGGTCATCGTGTCAACATCATTGATACACCAGGACACGTAGACTTTACAGTTGAAGTTGAACGCTCTCTACGTGTACTTGATGGTGCAGTAACAGTTCTTGACGCACAATCTGGAGTAGAACCGCAAACAGAAACTGTTTGGCGACAAGCTACAACATACGGAGTACCACGTATCGTATTCGTAAATAAGATGGACAAGATTGGTGCAGATTTCTTATATGCTGTATCAACACTTCACGATCGATTAGAAGCAAATGCACATCCAGTGCAATTGCCTATCGGAGCTGAAGACCAATTTAACGGAGTTATTGATCTTATCGATATGGTCGCTTACACTTACGAAGATGACCTTGGTACAGTTTCTGAAGCAAAAGAAATTCCTGATGACTATAAAGAACTTGCAGAAGAATGGCGGAATAAGCTAGTTGAGGCTGTTGCTGAAATCGATGAAGATTTAATGATGAAATACTTAGAAGGCGAAGAAATCACGAAGGAAGAGCTAAAAGCTGCGATCCGTAAAGGAACGTTAAATGTTGAGTTCTATCCTGTCTACTGTGGTTCAGCCTTCAAAAACAAAGGTGTACAAATTATGCTGGATGGAGTAATAGATTACCTTCCTGCTCCTATAGACGTAGCGGCAATCAAAGGTACTATTCCTGACAGTGAAGAAGAAGATGTTCGCGAATCAAGCGATGATGCACCTTTTTCTGCATTAGCATTTAAAGTAATGACTGATCCATACGTAGGGAAATTAACATTCTTCCGTGTATATTCAGGTACATTACAATCAGGCTCATACGTTCTGAACTCATCAAAGGGTAAACGTGAACGAATTGGCCGAATTCTACAAATGCATGCAAATCACCGTGAAGAGATTTCAGAAATACATTCAGGTGATATCGCCGCTGCGGTTGGTTTGAAAGACACTGGAACGGGCGACACTTTATGTGATGAGAAACATCCTATTATTTTAGAATCTATGGAATTTCCTGAGCCTGTTATTTCAGTAGCTATCGAACCAAAAACAAAAGCAGACCTAGATAAAATGGGTACAGCACTTGCAAAACTTCAAGAAGAAGACCCTACATTTAAAGCACACACAAACCAAGAGACAGGTGAAGTTATTATCTCAGGTATGGGTGAGCTCCACTTAGATATTATTGTGGATCGCTTAAAGCGTGAATTTAAGGTTGA from Bacillus aquiflavi includes the following:
- the fusA gene encoding elongation factor G; the encoded protein is MAREFSLEKTRNIGIMAHIDAGKTTTTERILFYTGRIHKVGETHEGASQMDWMEQEQERGITITSAATTAQWKGHRVNIIDTPGHVDFTVEVERSLRVLDGAVTVLDAQSGVEPQTETVWRQATTYGVPRIVFVNKMDKIGADFLYAVSTLHDRLEANAHPVQLPIGAEDQFNGVIDLIDMVAYTYEDDLGTVSEAKEIPDDYKELAEEWRNKLVEAVAEIDEDLMMKYLEGEEITKEELKAAIRKGTLNVEFYPVYCGSAFKNKGVQIMLDGVIDYLPAPIDVAAIKGTIPDSEEEDVRESSDDAPFSALAFKVMTDPYVGKLTFFRVYSGTLQSGSYVLNSSKGKRERIGRILQMHANHREEISEIHSGDIAAAVGLKDTGTGDTLCDEKHPIILESMEFPEPVISVAIEPKTKADLDKMGTALAKLQEEDPTFKAHTNQETGEVIISGMGELHLDIIVDRLKREFKVEANVGAPQVSYRETFRQAAQVEGKFIRQSGGRGQFGHVWIEFIPNEAGKGFEFENAIVGGVVPREYVPAVQAGLEDAMQNGVIAGYPLIDVKAKLFDGSYHDVDSSEMAFKIAASLALRNAASKCNPVLLEPIAKVEVVIPEEYLGDIMGDITSRRGRVEGMDARGNAQVVRAMVPLSEMFGYATSLRSNTQGRGTYTMQFDHYDEVPKSIAEEIIKKNKGE